AAAGGTTCTACACAGCTACCATTTATGATGAATAACGGGATACAACGCCTGTTTTGGGTGGAACTTGTAGAAAAAGAGGGAAAGTTTTGGCCTCAAGTGGGTTTTCATGCAGGAGCAACTGCAGCATCATTTGGGAGTTGTCCGCTGTGCCAAGCTGACGTGGTGGAGTATCCACAGAGTTTCGGATGTAGTAGATGGGAAGAAGGATGCGAATTTGCCATCTTTAAAAATGCTATTAAACGATTTGGAGGAAAAGAGCTTACAAAAAAGCAGGTAAAAGAGCTCCTACAAAAAGGCAAAACAGAAGTAAGCATACGAGGATTTGATAAAAAGATGAGGAAAGTGGAACTTGTATTGGATACCCAGTATGGATGTAGGGTACTATTTTAAAAATGGTACAATTTCAAAAATTTTTAAGGAGGCAAAGTGCCCAGTTTTCCAAAATTTAGAGTAACTGATGAAAATTTAGACAAACAAAAAGAGCTTGTGCTGCAAACCATTGAAGAGAATAGAAAAAAGATTGAAACACTTTTAGAAAAAGAGCCAAAAACCTATGAAAATTTTGTACGTCCACTGCAGTGGATGGAAGAGAAGCTTGGATTCTATTTTAGTCCGATTTCGCATCTAAACTATGTAAAAAACTCTCCAAAAACAGAAGAGATCTATAATGCATTACTGCCTGAATTAAGCCGTTATCATACAGAACTTGGACAAAATGAAAATATTTATCAAGCTCTAAAGCAGATATTAGAGGAGGATTTAGAGTCAGAACAAAGAAAAGTGGTTGAAGATATGATCATAGAGTTTGAGCTCAGTGGTGTTGCGCTTGGCGAAAAAGCCAAAGAGGAGTTAAAGCAAATCAATATAAGACTCAGTGAGCTTACAAGCCAATTTGGGCAAAATCTTCTTAAAGCCACAGATGCCTATGAGATGATAGTCGGTGAGAGTGATGTAGATGGGATGCCAGAGTCTTTGAAAGAAGCAGCCAAATGTGATGAAGGTTACCGCTTTACCCTCAAACAACCCAGCTATATAGCCTATATGACATACGGACCAAACAGGGAAAAAAGAGAAAAGCTCTACAAAGCCTATGTGACAAGAGCACCAGAAAATGAAGCTTTGATAGATGAGATTTTAGCCCTTCGCTATAAAAAAGCAAAGCTTTTGGGATTTGAAAATTATGCCCAGC
This region of Nitratiruptor sp. YY08-10 genomic DNA includes:
- a CDS encoding topoisomerase C-terminal repeat-containing protein, yielding MPLLFKLGKCPKCGDGVVDRGSFYGCMGYAKGCDFSIGKGSLTHLGHDSITPKEMRTLLKGSTQLPFMMNNGIQRLFWVELVEKEGKFWPQVGFHAGATAASFGSCPLCQADVVEYPQSFGCSRWEEGCEFAIFKNAIKRFGGKELTKKQVKELLQKGKTEVSIRGFDKKMRKVELVLDTQYGCRVLF